The Diospyros lotus cultivar Yz01 chromosome 11, ASM1463336v1, whole genome shotgun sequence region TTTAGAAAAGACCTTCGAAAGCGACGTCCGAAACTATCCAATTGATTGACCGTCTGATCGATTGAAATGTACGTGAATTTACTCAAATGCCCTCCGTCCCATCAAAATATCTCCGACGAATGCGCTATGAGTTTGCCTATATCCTAAATTTGACTTAGATTATTCAAAATTGTTATATTCTCCGAGTAATATAACGATGGTTTGATGTGGATAAAATTTAGAGGACCTCTCGGTCTTATCCCCTGCATAGCTGGGGTTTAACTCAAGtaacataataatattttttttttttctttttcatattgaAAAGTAATAAGAATGGAGGGTGAGGAGTGAGGGACCAGGGGAGTTAGCATGAGGACGAGCGTACATTAGCATTGCGCGTGACAGTTGACAAAGACATGGAGGGTGGAGATCTGAGTTGGACACAGCTCACGAGGTCGGAAGGAAAGAGACAGACAACCCGTAAAATCATGCAACGCAGATGTTCGGACACGTGTCCGGAGATGAACCTCGAAGCTTGAAATTGCGGGTCTGCCGACGTGGATGGATTAGATTGAATTAGACAAATATATCTGACGCGGCATTTAATCTGCCACGTAACCGAGTTACGTTGCGTCGtccattttgtttgtttgagctttttaatgtattttaattattaattattaataaaaaatttaagaatgtgatataatatttaagatttatttttaataaaaaataatttattttatctgttaacttaattttttacacCATTTTGTGAAGCTTTATAATTAACTCGAAACACTtgacattaataaaataaaaaaattaaatgtcaaaAGATCATTTATAAGACTAGATCTCTTCTCGTATCTCAATTCAATGTTATTTTAGAGGGTTCGAATAAAATTagctaatttataatttataaatagtgAGAGTTGATAGAATTTTTTTGAGActtgttcaaattttttttttttaagtgactCGTTGTCCAAGTTGGAAGATAACGGATCGATATTGTTTGAGCGATTAAATAGTTCATGCAATTATCCTCAACTTTTGTCTTATTCGACCTAGATTTATTAGAATAATGCAATGGTGTGGTATTACAAGATAGGTGAATTGAGCGTTTGTAAAAATGgcttgttttgaaattttttttgaaaagtatGAAAATTTGGTCAATAAAATAGTAATCTTTGAAGTTAAGTAATGTCAAGATGAAAATGTACGATATAGATAATAATTATAGAGTGGTTCGATTCAATTCAGTGTACATCTATTATttatctctcaattaaaaattttgaatttaactaaataatatttaatatatgtttaCATCTAAACCAAATTATTCATAACTACTTAAAACATAACTATTTGTAATGAAGTATGGAGACAAAACCAAAGTTATGGGTCTAGTGGACAAGGTCATAATTAGCGAAAGAGAATTTCGCAATGAAAGGAGATAAAAGGCACTGCTATGTTACTCATCGTAAAGTAATATAGCAGTTGCTCGACTGAGAGAGAGGAGGTGAGCCCCATGCATGTGGGGCCCACGTCACATGCATGAAACACACATCTTCTCTCTCAATCGAGCAACTGTTATGTTGTTCGACAATGGGCAACATAACAGTTGCCAGGAGATAAAACCCTAGTTGTAGgttaaagagaaaagaaaactcataaaCAAAGAGACActcgaagagagagagagaatgaactttaaaagaaaatattttataagattttgtgatagtaaaaataattaatcacatCTTAAGATGGCACAACTATTCATGTGTAAGTAAtagaaaactaattttattGTACATGCACAACAAATAATagaacattaattttatttcatgaaATTGAAGCAATTTCATAGATTGACAtggaaaatgtgaaaaaataaaaaattaattactttttttattataaaaataaattattatatattaattttaaaaaccataaataaatattatttaaaaaagtgTGATTAAAGATCACTTTTAGTTGAAGGAAATAGAATTTTGACTTTAAAAGCTAAATAACAATATAATCAcccttgcatttatttttttgaaggCATAACACATtgttttgtttctaaaatttagaaaataggaaagctattatattgaaaatatgaaaatttaattgaGATTAAGAAGTGGAATgacattttggaaaaaaaatagaaaagatttaatcAACAATAACACCAAATTAATTCCCAAACAAAATGGATTACCAAACAAAATCAAACCCCAAATGGCATAGactaaataattaatagattcaacttataatttacattaaaaatcaatatatacacaaaaaggATCTACTTTGACCCAACTAAAATCTGTTTAGATTGACAAAAaactttttttcaattaatttggaGAACCAAAAACGTAAATCAAATGCCAAATAACACTCCTTATTTGTACGAACTCCATATCAATTGGGTCACTCATAAACTCTTATTCAATACTACAATACCACTGTTAAAGATCTTCGTTAGTTTTAATAGAGTCATGAGACAAAGCCAAAGTTGTGGGCCTTGAGGACAAATTAATGAttgatgaaataaatttttataataaaggTGAAGAAAATCTAGTTATGGGTtagaaagaatataaaaaatatatataaataaaaaaaaattagagagaaacaagagagagatgGAAAGAGAGGTATATGACGGAGGAATTTGTTATGACTATCATCATCACTCTTTAAATTCTAGTAATTTTTTTGACTCATGTAATCACATGTGCACGGTTTGAGAAAATGTATGCTTATGACTCATGTAATCTTTAATTTTGcaccaaaaaatttaaatatctatcCAAGAATTGGTGTAAAACCTAAACTAATTCAATTTGTAGACAAGGAAATAAAAGGGggtgattatatatatagtaggaGATGTGTTAATTCTTGATttatataataacaaataagaatACACAAGTGTTAATATAGATAGTAATTTAGGAGATAATTTGACTCTAGAGGCTCATACTTATGGTGCTAGTTATAAGTAAAACGAAAAACTTATCATGaaaaggcaaaaaaataaaaacccaaTTATTGattctcaagaaaaaaaaaaagttcaaaattgaTATTAGACTATAATGAGGAAATTTATGGAACATTTTGGATTTAggtttttaataattaatattacaagTTTCTAACCAATCTCCTTGTTGATCAATTGGAAATGTAGCTTGTGCtctgaaaaaatttcaaataaaaatttatttaaaatgaaattatgaattctatttttcaatttaaaattagaaaataaaaaaattaatttttaaatttttatattaggTTGAACACATCAAAAAGTTGTTTTCTAAAGCACATCTCAAACTTTTTGTattatatgcatgcattgaTGAAATTAGATCTAAACATATATTAAAACTTTCGAATCGCATGAATACAAATCACAATCTATATATAGGGGCAGATTTAGAAGAGGGTAGGCACGGGCTGGAGCATCCCAGATTTATTAGGTCTCCCAAATTTATTAggcataattttgaaatattaggcAGCCCCTCCTTAACCTCATTAATGGCTTATGGATTTGGGGGCCAGCCCTCCCTCAAATCTGTTTCTAGATCTGCCTTTGCCTATATATTACACCAATTGGTATACGAGCTAGTTCTTCTAATACAACTTGCTAGGaaatatataatacaagagGGATAATGAAAATAGCAACTCTTAGAAGCACATTACTCTCTCATAAATCTAACTATCTAGCTGGTAAAATGCTTTGCTAATAATttacaatgaaaaaaaataattttcacagAGAATGAGGATGAAAGATTGAAGCACAATATTTCTTGAGAATATATAATGTGAAACTTGAAAGGTCAATGGTCAACTTCACTCTTTgagtttcaaaatcaaaaagtgATTAGATAAACTTGACATAATGTTGAAAATGATAGAAGTCCGGAATGCATCTCATATCTTGGCTTTTTCAccctatatcttgattaacaaatgtcccctaaaagaaaattatgagaaaaaatagaattgaaaatacacaataatttaaaaaaaaaataaattttaaattttatataaattaatcgaACTAATGGTATTTTAATACATACCCATTAAGGTAAATCtattatttaatgaaaataggaaaagaaaatgggatgAAGAGAGGAGGTACTACAAGTCCAAAGAAAGCCCATTGCCTCTCTTACTAATTTTAGTTGATTAAGGCTTGCTATTCTTAAtttgttattgtattttaaaatcttGAAGCTAATAGTGGAAGTACCAAGTCATGGCTTTGATTGAGTAAACAGTAAAGAGTGGAGACGACTCTTTCATCAGTTTGTTGGGTCCTAAAACTGTAACTCAGAAATCTTTGCAGCATGAGCTCAAATACCcattaaaatttcaacaatATTCTATCATAAAATTGCAATCAATGACGAGAAACCCCTCAGATCCAGTGCCAATTAGCTGCCCCCTTTTCCTACCCAATTTTCCCTCGCTTTCTCTCTGTCCAaacaaaatccaatttttttgcCCTTTGGAATGCCCACTAAACATGTGTGTATAAATATTGAAAGAAAACTACTCTCTCCAACCAGCAattctttctcctctctttttgTTTAATGATTATAGTATTAACTTAAACGTGAGAGTTTCAATCCCATATATTGTGAAATAAtagaagaattattttcaagTCCAAAGTGAATCAGTTTTACCCAATTGTGGCTATGCTCTCCCATTGGTCTGAGCCTTGAGAATGCACGCGCTTGCACCATTaatctccatcttcttcttcatcacttCCATCAATGGCGCCTCCATAGCTCAAGAAATCACTCAACTCAACAATGGCGGCCTCTGGAAAATTCAACCCAGTTCTCTAACAATCGACCCATCTCTAGTTTTCCAAAACCCGAGGCTCAAAAACGCTTACATTGCGCTACAAGCtttgaaaaattccataatCTCCGACCCCAAGAATGTCACGGCCAACTGGGTCGGCTCCGGCGTCTGCAACTACACCGGCGTTTTCTGCTGGCCGGCGCTGGACACGCCATCCCAGACCACGGTCTCCGGCGTCGACCTCAACCACGCCGACCTCGCCGGCCACCTCCCGGACGAACTCGGCCTGCTCTACGATGTCGCTTTGCTCCACCTGAATTCCAACCGATTCTGCGGCAAAATCCCTCCCAGTTTCATGAACATGAAACTCTTATTCGAGCTAGATCTGAGTAACAACCGATTCGCCGGCGACTTTCCTTCCCATGTTCTTAATCTTCCCGAGCTCCACTACCTCGATCTTCGGTTCAACGAGTTCGAAGGTAAGCTTCCGAACAAACTGTTCGACAAAGAGTTGGACGCGATATTTCTAAATGATAATCGTTTTACATCTGGATTGCCGGAAAATATTGGGAACTCGAAAGCTTCCGTCTTGGTCTTGTCGAACAATCGGTTTTCCGGCTGTGTTCCGGCGGGTATAGGGAAAATGGCGAGAACTTTGAATGAGATTGTCCTCAAGAACAATGAATTCAGTTCTTGTTTGCCGCCGGAGATTGGGCTTTTGAAGAATGTGACGGTTTTTGACGTGAGCTTTAATCGGATAATGGGGTGTTTGCCGGAGAGTGTCGGGGAGATGATGGGTTTGCAGCATTTGGATGTTTCTCATAATATGTTTTCCGGGAAAGTTTCCGAGAAAATTTGTTCGATTCCGGGGCTGGAGAATTTCGGCTACGATTATAATTTCTTTGAGAGTGAAGCGTTGGAATGTTTGAATttgaatggttttgataattCGAGGAATTGTTTGGCCAGGAGGAAGAATCAAAGATCGAAGTTGCAGTGTAAGGTGTTCTTGGCACGGAAAATCGACTGTAAAGCTTTCAAATGTGCGCCGCCTGTTCCGCCGCCGCTACCGCCGCCTCCACATGGCAATTGCACTCAAAactcaccaccaccaccaccaccacctccgccgccgccgccaacTCCACCTCGCCTCAAGTCACCACCTCCGCCAACCCCGCTCTTGTCACCCCCGCCCCCGCCGCCGATTTATGCCCCACCACCACACCCAAAGCCGCCAAATCCGCCGCCGCCAGTAAACCCATGTGTACAGCCgccgcctccgcctccgcctccgcctccgccaTGCGGCCAACAACATCCATTGCCGCCGCCGCCAACTTCCGATTGATTCAAAAAATTAGCTTTGAAAAGCAAATTGAGGAAGTGAGAGCAGTGGTGCAAATTCAAAGAATATCCGAATGAATCAAAGAGATGATGAAGGAGAAGACATTTAGATTGTCAAGACCCTAAATAGGAGAGTCTCCATTGATTTTGTTTCGACTGCAATGAATGGATAATGTTCGGAGAGATTAATAAAATGGAAGATATAGCTTAGCTTAAGCTATATATGTAAGTATAGAGACGAGTAATCAGCAGGACCTTTCATTCTCAAGAATTGTTCCTTCTAGCTGGCTAGGTttcctcttttaatttttttcccctCTTTTTGATAAGTTTAAGAAACAATTTCTTTGTTAGCctaatatatgaattttattttgtcCTCTATTTAATTTGTTACTTTTTGCCTGTTTTTCTTCTTATAAGGGAACAAAGACAATAATTACATGTAtacttaatatataatttaaaaattacgaacttatatactaaaaagatttgatctctaatagttaatgtgagaaatatatatttatctaattaagtaatgatattttaaagctaataagagaaattatttttcataagacAAAAagaattatcttttttttttcttagagtCTCATAGGCTTATGTTTGTTATAACTACTTAGAGATTGAGgccaaattatttaaaaaaaattgaactttgtcCTTGtctcaattatataataaattttaaattttattaaatataaaacttaatttttataacaatagcaattacataatattttcaaatttaaattaacagaGCAACTTTTTATcccaaaagtaaatttattatttttacaaaaagtcatcaaaagataaaaaaaaaaaattgagaaaatccaaaaagaatgGTAAGTTGACAGACTTTATTACCATCTCCGTCGCTTAAaccctaattaaattaaaactaaatttaatcaaacaaaataaaaaaaaaaacaaaaaaacaacaaagaaaatgcCAAAGAATAGGTCAAAACCTTTTATTTGACTAATGGTTGACAACATCAACCCTTCTCACGCCAACAATCACAAGAAGAGagatgaaaaaatagaaaaaatattatttatggcatcttcttctttgttgtcgactttattcatcttcttcttcttctactccGTTGTTAGCAATTCTTCATTCCTTTTATTgtctattctttttcttcagaCGATAGGTGATGAATTCTACTAACCGAATAAAATTATTGTCAAAAGAAGCGTAGTTAGACGACATAATTAATTTCGTATTAGGTTGAGAAGACACATGTGAGTTAATTTACAACAACATCAATTAGCTCATAAGATTCAAATATAGAACAATCAAGCATTCCAAAAATTCATCTatcttctatttctctctccaCCTACTTGCCTTCCTCCTTATGGTTGTTAATAGAGCtgtataaagaaaaagaaagcgaGGAATAAAGGAAGAAGACCGACAGAGAATCTCAACCATTATCTACGATGAAGAATAAGACTACTAATGTCAAGAATGAAGAAGATAatgtctcttctctctctctctcccccccccccatgcAGTTGTGTTCTTTAGGTGAAGAACAAGTTCTATTTTTCGGGTTTcctatgtttgattttttattttgtttggttaaatttaaatttatttaattatgatctaattaatttagtttaagtTAATTAGGGTTTAAGTGAGATAGTTAATGGGGGAAGTCTGAGTTatcttttcttaaattttatcattttttgatgaatttttcaaaaataaaaaaaataattttaaaatgaaaagtcACTTCATCCCTAACtattaattcttatataattgttatcacactagaaaattttaaatttaaatttaataaaaattaaatttcattgtataattaatacaaaaatgctatttgaacactaagaaaaattcaaaaaataaggataaaattctaaaatttatgcATCACTAATAATAAATGAAGCATTCAAACCCGATTAAACTCTAaccattaataatttaaaaataaccgtagcatttccataattaataaaggtaaaattcaaaaaaaataataataacttgtCCAATAATAAATGAAGTAATAAATAACTTTATGGCTAATTTAACGTAAGAATAATGTTAATTAGGAATCATTACCAATGACGGTGTCATTAATTGTATAATGTCGCTTTAtgataagaaattaagataatgcattattattttctctaccTAAcacttttttattaataaagatGCGACACATAACTGATGATACCATTATCAATTATGATTTCTAACATTATTCTTAGCCAAACTTCTTTAACCAAATAATCAAACTTctttaaccaaaataaatacaataatcttaaattttaattattctaatgCCTTGATCCAGTAAAGTGAAATCCACAGTATAGATTAAAACGTTTTCAATCTGTCTAAAGTAAATATCGAACATACAGCAATATTTACATTAGTTATCCATTCCGTCAGGCAACCCTTTTTCTGTATCTGAAGACAACAGACTCAAGGGAAAATGGGTTTAAAACACTGCTAATCATTTAGAAACAAAAGGACCCACCAAATTGAGTTGTATTATCTAACCTTAAATCATTCTTGCACTGATGTCAGACTTTAGATGTGGTTACAGCATCACAAGATGATTAATCCTCCAGAAATCGGAGATAAAAGAGAAGatgatggggggggggggggggggggggggggggaccaaCAATAACACTTAAAAtcggtaaattatatgaaacctcCCTTACACTTAGACTCATGTGTAACTTATCCCCTGTACTTTCGATTATATCAAATAAAACCCTgcactttcaaaatattgcaatatttctacatatataatttcactatatcaaataaatacaaaattttacattaatcaactaataaattacataaaattatataaaaaaaataacaaattatgaCTAATTGCAACATTTAAAAGTGCAAGGGGAATTTTTTGATATAGTCGAAAGCATAAGAAAATAAGTTACACATAACTCTAAATGCAGGgagatttcatataatttaccctaaaaaaTTTGAACCTCCATCCATCCATATATAACTTTGGCCATTTCTAATTTGTTTCAAGGCCTCTTAGAAACCAGAACAAGTCCGCAGAACTTAACCTCTACCTCAAATACCAGAGATCATAACAAAACTATTACTGCTTCTACATGTAATCTTGATGGTTAATCAGCAAACGTCAATCCAATGCTGAATATCATAAAAAGGTAATACAAATATTTCCTCAGAATCAGATTATGCCCCAAATTCACAAGTAGGCCAATCATCACAGCGCCAGTTAACTTAAAAGGAAGCAGAGTGTATCGGCTGGAAAAATCTTCGGAATGGTAAGAGACAGGAAATGTAGCCGGCCAGTTACAGGATTTGAGCAGCTGTGTTCAGCTTCTCTGCTAGGCTTAGTTGTGTCCTTGTGATACTTGACAAATAAAGTAACAGCAACTGGTCctgtaaaatgaaaatttggttTAGTAAGATAAAAAGGCACCTCTAAATAATGTGTACAAGAATCCGATCAACAACCATGCAGACTTTGTCACTTTGTTGGCTTTCAGATAAATATGAGAATTGAAAGAGAGAACATAATTTATCACTTTGTCTGATCAGGCTGAAAATGAaaggggggaaaaaaagaaataggaatTTCTATGAGTCTTCTAAGAAATGAAAATcactttcattttcattttcatttccattttgcTTCAAGGTTGACATCAATACAGCTTAAGATGCAAAGTAACTTCATCGAAGGATTCTAATCATCCTCAAAATATTGTAGTCATGGACCAAAGTCATTTTAGAGGACTCTAGGGTGTCTAAGGAAAAGATTTTCAGACCTATTGTATTACAGATCATGATTGCACAAGGAATCAAAGATGCATCAGAGCATGTGCCAACAGACAATGCCAGTGATGTAATTAGTGCATTCTTACCTGTAAACTATCATTCACGAGCTTATCAAAAGCTGGTGGTGATATTTTGGGAATGGAAGCTACGGTATCTGATATGAATCTCCCAATGCTATTATCTGGCGGAATACGGCCTTcctgaaaaaagaaaagacattGAATCAGGTAAAAAAACACGAGGGGGAGAGAGGACATAACCTAAATTCTTACCACAACGTCATCAACATATTTGTAGACATCATCAATCAGAGCTAGTAACCGCTGCATAGATGCTTCCATTCCTTCCAaatcatttggtagtttgtcAACCATTGTTGTCTTAAGGATGTCAACTGCAATGATATACTTTTCCAGTCAGAATTTGCATCACGTATAAATCCATCCAGCTAGTGATGTATCTTGCTTTAAAGAACTTTGTATGAAGACTTCATGGACATGTTTTGATAGATAACAACCCAGCAGCTGGGAGTTAATAATAGCAAACATGCCAGGAAGCCATAATACAACTCGTAGAAAATCATTAGAATAGAAGTAGCACTAGGAAAGAACTGAATTTCATCATTCAATTAtcaaagataatttaaatataccaaGTTAACAGCTAAGGCAgaagaatttagaagaaaaagaattgtGGTCTCAAATCAGAAGTGGGTTATGAAAATGCTACAAGCACATAATTTTGATGTTAACAAACAAACTAGCACTGTAAAACCACAACTATTTGAAACCACTGTTTGTGCAGTTCATCTTTTATAAAGAAACCGTAAAAatggtttattttgttttcttcaaaattgtaaagtggttttttttttaccatgttaaatatttttcctaTCTTCATATGCCTCATCAACCAAGTGTTTTAGATTCTTTTAACAGTCAAATAATGTCAAAGGTTTGGAATTGGAAAAAGTTTGGTTTGAGTTTTATTctctttcaaaaaatttataagtgtTTTAATTCATGAAAAGGCTCCTGTAAATGAACTCCACTTATAAAGGTCGAACATCTATTTGTGCATTATATACAGTGCGTGTGTGAATGCATTAGTTTCAATGTTATGAAGATTTAACTAGGAAACCAGGGAATTGTGGTAAATACATACAGCCAACCCTCTCAGCTTCAATCATGCGTAGATCCAaaggaatttcttgaaattgtGCGGCAAGTTGGAGATCTCCAAGTGACAAGCTAACAGAGACAAAAGCTTTTATGCTAGCTTCTCCATTCCGGAATCCTGTATCAACAGTTAGGTGAACAGGGTTTTGAA contains the following coding sequences:
- the LOC127812832 gene encoding leucine-rich repeat extensin-like protein 3; its protein translation is MHALAPLISIFFFITSINGASIAQEITQLNNGGLWKIQPSSLTIDPSLVFQNPRLKNAYIALQALKNSIISDPKNVTANWVGSGVCNYTGVFCWPALDTPSQTTVSGVDLNHADLAGHLPDELGLLYDVALLHLNSNRFCGKIPPSFMNMKLLFELDLSNNRFAGDFPSHVLNLPELHYLDLRFNEFEGKLPNKLFDKELDAIFLNDNRFTSGLPENIGNSKASVLVLSNNRFSGCVPAGIGKMARTLNEIVLKNNEFSSCLPPEIGLLKNVTVFDVSFNRIMGCLPESVGEMMGLQHLDVSHNMFSGKVSEKICSIPGLENFGYDYNFFESEALECLNLNGFDNSRNCLARRKNQRSKLQCKVFLARKIDCKAFKCAPPVPPPLPPPPHGNCTQNSPPPPPPPPPPPPTPPRLKSPPPPTPLLSPPPPPPIYAPPPHPKPPNPPPPVNPCVQPPPPPPPPPPPCGQQHPLPPPPTSD
- the LOC127813678 gene encoding eukaryotic translation initiation factor 3 subunit F produces the protein MASSNNQTVLQFVSSSSTAASLSAKVHPLVIFNICDCYVRRPDQAERVVGTLLGSVLPDGTVDIRNSYAVPHNESSDQVALDIEYHHSMLQSHQKVNPKEVIVGWFSTGFGVTGGSALIHEFYSREVQNPVHLTVDTGFRNGEASIKAFVSVSLSLGDLQLAAQFQEIPLDLRMIEAERVGFDILKTTMVDKLPNDLEGMEASMQRLLALIDDVYKYVDDVVEGRIPPDNSIGRFISDTVASIPKISPPAFDKLVNDSLQDQLLLLYLSSITRTQLSLAEKLNTAAQIL